Genomic DNA from Chlorogloeopsis sp. ULAP01:
CGAATTTGATTTAGTGTTGATAGAAAATGTAGGTAATTTAGTTTGTCCAGCCGAGTTTGAAGTTGGAGAACACGCCAAAGTTGCTTTATTGAGTGTGACTGAAGGCGAAGATAAACCGCTCAAGTATCCGATTATGTTTCAAGAAGCAGATTGTCTTTTGATTACCAAAATCGATTTGGCTCCTTACTTAGATGTCGATATTAGCCGAATTGAAGCAAATGTTCGGCAAATGAATCCTGATGTGACAATTATTCCTATTTCTGCAAAAACTGGCGAGGGATTGGAAACTTGGTTTAATTGGGTGCGATCGCAAACTTCACAACAACAGCAAGATGGTGCTTTACACCTGCTAGCTAAAAGTTAGTAAAACTTACGTAATTTATTCATCATTTCTAATTCGTATCTCAAATCTTTTCTTTCCTTTCTTTGTGCTCTTTGTGTGCTTCGTGGTTGGTTAAAAACTATAGTTTTCATAGCTTAGTAACGCATTAAACTTTTGGGAATATTACGTTACGGCTAACACCCTACTAGCATGACTATAGTAGTCCTATCTGATTTATAAAAAATGTTTGTAAGAACGTAGATGCCGGAGGCGGCTTCCCGCAGGGTACCACAAAGGACACAAAGTACACGAATAAAAAAGGAAGAAAGAGCTTTATGAATGATTTAGAATTGCTATATCAACCTGGTTTAACCAACATAATCAATACCTCCATCAATGCACAATTTAGTAGTGAGGTACAATGAGAATTCGCACTTTACTATCTCTATTTACAGTCTTTTTACTCAGTCTTATTATTGCTGTCAGTTGTACACCATCTCCGCAAACCTCTACATCCAACAACTCTACAGCAATTCAACTAGGTTTTAGTGCTTGGCCTGGTTGGTTTCCTTGGCAAGTAGCCCAAGAACAAAAGTTATTTGCAGCAAACAAAGTTAATGTCGATTTGAAGTGGTTTGATGGCTATTTAGATTCCATTAATGCTCTCAGGGCAGGGCAACTAAATGCGAATACTCAAACCTTGAATGATACGATTAGCTCAGTTGCAGCAGGTTCAGATCAAGTTATCGTTTTAGTCAACGATAATTCAACTGGAAATGACAAAATTATTGTCAGAGAAGGGATTAATAGTATTGCTGATTTAAAAGGTAAAAAAATTGCTGCCGAAGAAGGAACTGTTGACCATTTTCTTTTATTATTGGGCTTAAAAAAAGCTGGTTTAACTCCAGCTGATATTCAATTTCAACCATTAGAAACAGGTGCAGCAGCAGCAGCTTTTGTTGCCGGGCAAGTTGATGCTGTTGGAGTTTTTGCACCTTTTACTACAAGAGCTTTATCACGTCCTGGCAGTAAAGAATTATTTAGTTCTAAAGAGTTTCCCGGTGCAATTCCTGACCATTTAGTTGTCACTCGCCAACTAATTAATGAACGTCCGCAAGATGTGCAATCTTTAGTGAATACTTGGTTTGCCACTTTAGATTTTATGAAAGCAAATCCAGAAAAAGCTTACGAAATTATGGCGAAAAGAGCTGGGGTTTCGGTTGCAGAATATAAGGATTACGACGCAGGCACTAAAATCTTTACTTTACAGGAGAATTTGCAAGCTTTTAGTCCTGGTAAAAGCATGACATCCTTGAACTATGCTGCTGGAGAAATTAGCAAATTTCTTGTAGAAACTGGCTTGATTAAACAAGCACCTAATCTTAATCAAATCTTTGACGATCGCTTTGTCAAAGCCTATGCTGCAAAACAGAAATCATGAACCAATATGCTGAAGATTTGCAAGTCATGAACGCTAGGCAACCTCAGAAAATGTTATCACAAACTGTCTTTTGGCGCATTGCTGAGGATATTCCCAAAAAATTGGCTTGGACTTTAATGTTTTTGTCCATAGCTGTTCCTATTCTGCTGTGGTGGATAATTTCTAATACCGGGTTAATTCCACCTTTGTTTCTACCAACTCCAACTCAAGTTTGGGATGCATTCCAAAGACTTTTGGGAACTGGAGATTTACAAAAAGATATTTTCTTTAGTTTGTTTCGTGTCGTGGCTGGGTTTTTGCTAGCAGCAATTATTTCCATTCCTTTGGGAACTTTAATGGGAACGTTTGCCAGCATTCGAGCATTGCTAGAGCCAATTATCGGTATTGTTCGATATATGCCAGCC
This window encodes:
- the hypB gene encoding hydrogenase nickel incorporation protein HypB; this translates as MHQTFDAALGINLLHANQQGADHNRSHFDEWGIICFNIMSSPGAGKTALLECTLAILSNELKIAVIEGDMTTDLDAERLRKYGVPVIAINTGRSCHLDSKMVAGGIHRLEHEYNPAEFDLVLIENVGNLVCPAEFEVGEHAKVALLSVTEGEDKPLKYPIMFQEADCLLITKIDLAPYLDVDISRIEANVRQMNPDVTIIPISAKTGEGLETWFNWVRSQTSQQQQDGALHLLAKS
- a CDS encoding ABC transporter substrate-binding protein — translated: MRIRTLLSLFTVFLLSLIIAVSCTPSPQTSTSNNSTAIQLGFSAWPGWFPWQVAQEQKLFAANKVNVDLKWFDGYLDSINALRAGQLNANTQTLNDTISSVAAGSDQVIVLVNDNSTGNDKIIVREGINSIADLKGKKIAAEEGTVDHFLLLLGLKKAGLTPADIQFQPLETGAAAAAFVAGQVDAVGVFAPFTTRALSRPGSKELFSSKEFPGAIPDHLVVTRQLINERPQDVQSLVNTWFATLDFMKANPEKAYEIMAKRAGVSVAEYKDYDAGTKIFTLQENLQAFSPGKSMTSLNYAAGEISKFLVETGLIKQAPNLNQIFDDRFVKAYAAKQKS